The following are from one region of the Corynebacterium hindlerae genome:
- the crtI gene encoding phytoene desaturase family protein gives MRAVVIGGGIAGLATATLLGHEGLDVTLVEKNPELGGRAGRLEQDGFVFDTGPSWYLMPEAFDRFFASVGTSTAEQLDLVDLSPAYRVFPEGHEPFDVTTGHAPELFESFEPGAGEKTREYLDTASLTYRVAVDSFLYTTFSSLWPFMTRPILGNLALLAQLLTLNLHQWVSRDFTDPRIRQVLEYPAVFLSSAPKRTPAMYHLLSHTDLVEGVRYPMGGFSQLIAVIAELARQNKVQIRTATEVEQITCAKKVTGVRVRTEHGREHIPADIVVSAADMHHTEMLLRPEQRSIKWSRKDPGISCVVALLGVRGELPELVHHQLLLNADWDEDFTALDSGSGVSRSIYVCKASATDPDCAPAGHSNVFVLIPVSAREDFGAAGDPHIEQIIDRTIALIDARTGTSIAGNVVTRASIAPTDFAERYHAWQGNAIGLAHTLRQSAFLRGSNATAKVAGLYFAGATTTPGVGLPMCLISADNVLTRLREEGRL, from the coding sequence ATGCGTGCAGTGGTTATTGGAGGTGGCATAGCTGGCTTAGCGACGGCCACCCTGCTCGGTCACGAAGGCCTCGACGTGACACTGGTGGAGAAAAACCCGGAGCTAGGCGGGCGGGCGGGACGCCTCGAGCAGGACGGGTTCGTCTTTGATACGGGCCCGAGCTGGTACCTCATGCCGGAAGCCTTCGACAGGTTTTTTGCCTCCGTGGGCACATCCACCGCAGAACAGCTGGACTTGGTGGATCTCTCCCCTGCTTATCGCGTGTTTCCGGAAGGTCATGAGCCTTTCGATGTAACAACGGGCCACGCCCCGGAGCTGTTCGAATCCTTCGAGCCCGGCGCGGGCGAAAAGACCCGCGAATATTTAGATACTGCGTCCTTGACGTACCGAGTGGCAGTGGACTCCTTTTTGTACACCACGTTCAGCTCCCTATGGCCGTTTATGACGCGCCCCATACTGGGTAATCTCGCGCTGTTGGCGCAGCTACTGACGTTGAATTTGCACCAGTGGGTATCCCGGGATTTCACAGACCCTCGGATCCGCCAGGTGTTGGAGTATCCGGCGGTATTCCTCTCCAGCGCCCCGAAGCGAACCCCGGCGATGTATCACCTGCTTTCCCACACGGATTTGGTGGAGGGCGTGCGCTACCCCATGGGCGGTTTTTCTCAGCTCATCGCTGTGATTGCCGAGCTGGCCCGCCAGAACAAGGTGCAGATCCGAACCGCCACCGAGGTGGAACAAATCACCTGTGCCAAGAAAGTTACTGGGGTGCGGGTGCGCACCGAGCACGGCCGGGAACATATTCCCGCTGACATTGTGGTTTCTGCTGCGGATATGCATCACACAGAGATGTTGCTTCGCCCGGAGCAACGCAGTATCAAGTGGAGTCGCAAAGATCCGGGAATTAGTTGTGTGGTGGCGCTGCTGGGAGTGCGAGGCGAGCTACCGGAGCTGGTGCACCACCAGTTGTTGCTTAACGCCGACTGGGACGAGGACTTCACGGCCTTGGATTCCGGTTCTGGGGTATCCCGCTCGATTTATGTATGCAAGGCGTCGGCTACTGACCCGGATTGTGCACCTGCCGGGCACTCTAATGTTTTCGTGCTGATCCCGGTGTCCGCGCGGGAGGATTTTGGCGCTGCCGGCGACCCGCACATCGAGCAGATCATCGATCGCACTATCGCGCTTATCGACGCCCGCACCGGCACCTCGATTGCGGGGAACGTCGTCACGCGTGCCAGCATCGCCCCGACGGACTTTGCTGAGCGCTATCACGCCTGGCAGGGCAACGCGATTGGGTTGGCACACACCCTGCGTCAATCGGCGTTCCTGCGAGGCAGCAACGCCACTGCGAAAGTAGCTGGGCTGTATTTTGCTGGCGCCACCACCACTCCTGGCGTTGGGCTCCCGATGTGCCTGATCAGCGCTGACAACGTGCTGACCAGGCTGCGAGAAGAAGGGCGGCTCTAG
- a CDS encoding phytoene/squalene synthase family protein — MTPLEKFNRMSAQAAGTVIASYSTSFSLATSLLAPDTRVHIRNLYAVVRIADEIVDGVGAEAGLAPEQIKQALDRFEQDTFDAIELQFSPNPALHAFAGTCRTCGIEPEHLRAFFSSMRSDVTPGWHTPASRDEYVFGSAEVIGLMCLSIFTHRRPLNDRAQANCVVAARHLGKAFQLINFLRDYHTDDTALGRHYVELTEDAKADLIAEIREDLRVAYLGIPVLPLSARTGVLAAYYLFEDLTDRLDAATLSDIAAQRVRVPAVRKTFLAGKAAACAPRLKER, encoded by the coding sequence GTGACCCCTCTGGAAAAATTCAACCGGATGTCTGCCCAGGCGGCTGGAACTGTCATCGCTTCTTACTCCACTAGTTTTTCGCTCGCCACTTCTTTGTTGGCGCCGGATACCCGCGTGCATATCCGAAACTTGTATGCGGTCGTGCGCATTGCAGATGAGATTGTTGATGGTGTCGGCGCGGAGGCAGGGCTTGCTCCGGAACAAATTAAGCAGGCGTTGGATCGTTTCGAACAGGACACCTTCGATGCCATTGAGCTACAGTTTTCGCCGAATCCAGCGCTTCATGCTTTCGCTGGGACCTGTCGCACCTGTGGCATCGAACCGGAGCATTTGCGGGCGTTTTTCAGCTCGATGCGCAGTGATGTGACTCCGGGCTGGCATACGCCGGCGTCCCGTGATGAATATGTGTTCGGTTCAGCCGAGGTTATTGGCTTGATGTGTTTGAGTATTTTCACGCATCGGCGTCCGTTGAATGATCGGGCGCAAGCCAATTGTGTGGTGGCCGCGCGTCATTTGGGGAAGGCGTTTCAGCTGATTAATTTTCTGCGTGATTATCACACGGATGACACCGCGTTGGGGCGTCATTATGTTGAGCTCACCGAGGACGCGAAAGCGGATCTCATCGCGGAAATTCGGGAGGACCTGCGGGTTGCTTATCTGGGGATTCCAGTGCTGCCGCTCTCGGCGCGCACCGGAGTCCTGGCGGCGTACTACCTGTTCGAGGACCTCACTGACCGCCTCGATGCTGCGACGTTGTCTGACATTGCCGCGCAGCGGGTGCGGGTACCGGCGGTGCGGAAGACTTTTTTGGCGGGCAAGGCGGCGGCCTGCGCCCCACGGTTGAAGGAGCGCTAA
- the idi gene encoding isopentenyl-diphosphate Delta-isomerase, protein MTVSPELVVLTDAAGNPRGTAPKATVHTTDTPLHLAFSCYVTREDGALLITRRSLHKLTWPGIWTNSMCGHPGPGESFDSAIHRRASVELGLPAGSLSDITCILPSFEYRATDSSGVVEWEICPVHHAVLAAGVDVAPSAAEVDSHVWVRPADLINAVTSAPFAFSPWMVEQLSHAELRNALLR, encoded by the coding sequence ATGACTGTGAGCCCAGAACTGGTCGTGCTGACCGACGCAGCCGGAAACCCACGAGGTACCGCTCCCAAAGCGACCGTACACACCACCGACACCCCACTTCACCTGGCCTTTTCCTGCTACGTCACCCGGGAAGACGGGGCGCTGCTCATCACTCGTCGCTCGCTGCACAAACTCACGTGGCCCGGGATCTGGACGAACTCCATGTGCGGGCACCCAGGACCGGGGGAGTCCTTCGACAGCGCCATCCACCGACGTGCCAGCGTAGAACTCGGACTCCCTGCTGGCTCACTATCCGATATCACGTGTATCTTGCCGTCGTTTGAGTACCGGGCGACAGACTCCTCTGGGGTCGTCGAATGGGAAATCTGCCCCGTGCACCACGCCGTGCTCGCAGCAGGAGTCGACGTGGCACCATCCGCCGCGGAAGTGGACTCGCATGTCTGGGTGCGGCCTGCGGACCTAATTAATGCCGTGACCAGCGCCCCGTTCGCCTTTAGCCCGTGGATGGTGGAGCAGCTGTCCCACGCAGAACTTCGCAACGCGCTGTTGCGGTAG
- the treS gene encoding maltose alpha-D-glucosyltransferase encodes MTEPISTTPLVDDQGFVVEPSSDSFRTPAPAPGEEPWERSQPEWYKEAVFYEVLVRAFADDNNDGIGDLAGLTSKLDYLQWLGVDCIWIPPFYDSPLKDGGYDIRNFREILPEFGTVDDFVELVDKAHQRGIRVITDLVMNHTSDQHPWFVESRRDPEGPYGDFYVWSDTDELYQDARIIFIDTEESNWTFDPVRGQYYWHRFFSHQPDLNYDNPAVQDAMLDAMRFWLDLGLDGFRLDAVPYLYERPGTNGENLPETHGFLKLCRQVIEQEYPGRVLLAEANQWPQDVVEYFGEPVVGDECHMAFHFPLMPRLFMAVRKESRTPISNIIRDTPAIPSSAQWGIFLRNHDELTLEMVTDEERAFMYSQYAKEPRMRANVGIRRRLAPLLDGDRNQLELFHAMLLSLPGSPVLYYGDEIGMGDNIWLHDRDGVRTPMQWNADRNGGFSKADPERLFLPAIQNAQYGYGAVNVETQMNQENSLLKWTRSLIHVRKQYKAFGLGSFREIESTNNAVFAYLREYGQQTILCVNNLSKRPQAVSLDLSEFVRVVPRELTGGADFPKIDDRDWTVTLAPHGFFWFDLTR; translated from the coding sequence ATGACTGAACCAATCTCCACTACCCCACTAGTTGACGATCAAGGATTCGTCGTCGAGCCATCCTCCGATTCCTTCCGCACGCCTGCCCCGGCACCTGGCGAAGAACCCTGGGAGCGCTCACAACCCGAGTGGTACAAGGAAGCAGTCTTTTACGAAGTCCTCGTCCGCGCCTTCGCGGACGACAACAATGACGGCATCGGCGACCTCGCAGGCCTCACCAGCAAGTTGGACTACCTGCAATGGTTGGGAGTCGATTGCATCTGGATCCCGCCGTTCTACGATTCCCCACTGAAGGACGGCGGCTACGACATCCGCAACTTCCGCGAAATTCTCCCTGAGTTCGGCACCGTGGATGACTTCGTTGAGTTGGTAGACAAAGCCCACCAGCGAGGCATCCGCGTGATTACCGACCTGGTCATGAACCACACCTCGGACCAACACCCATGGTTCGTGGAGTCCCGACGTGACCCGGAAGGCCCCTACGGCGACTTCTACGTGTGGAGCGACACCGACGAGCTCTACCAAGATGCCCGAATTATTTTCATCGACACCGAGGAGTCCAACTGGACCTTTGACCCGGTGCGTGGCCAGTACTACTGGCACCGGTTCTTCAGCCACCAACCGGACCTCAACTACGACAACCCCGCTGTTCAGGACGCAATGCTGGATGCGATGCGCTTCTGGCTCGACCTCGGCCTGGACGGTTTCCGACTCGACGCCGTGCCGTACCTCTACGAACGCCCTGGAACCAACGGCGAAAATCTCCCAGAAACCCACGGCTTTTTGAAGCTGTGCCGACAGGTCATCGAGCAAGAATACCCAGGTCGGGTGCTCCTCGCGGAAGCGAATCAGTGGCCCCAAGACGTGGTGGAATACTTCGGAGAGCCCGTGGTAGGCGACGAGTGCCACATGGCATTCCACTTCCCACTGATGCCACGCCTGTTCATGGCAGTTCGCAAAGAATCCCGCACCCCGATTTCCAACATCATCCGGGACACCCCGGCTATCCCAAGTTCCGCACAATGGGGCATCTTCCTGCGTAATCACGACGAGCTGACCCTGGAGATGGTCACCGATGAAGAACGTGCCTTCATGTATTCGCAGTACGCGAAGGAACCTCGGATGCGCGCGAATGTGGGAATTAGGCGTCGTCTAGCGCCGCTTCTCGACGGCGACCGCAACCAGCTCGAGCTCTTTCACGCCATGCTCCTATCCCTGCCTGGCTCGCCGGTGCTGTACTACGGCGACGAGATCGGCATGGGCGACAACATCTGGTTGCACGACCGCGACGGCGTGCGCACCCCGATGCAGTGGAATGCGGACCGCAACGGCGGTTTTTCCAAAGCCGACCCAGAGCGCCTGTTCCTTCCTGCAATCCAAAATGCGCAGTACGGCTACGGCGCGGTCAATGTGGAAACCCAGATGAACCAGGAAAATTCCCTGCTCAAGTGGACTCGTTCCCTGATTCACGTCCGCAAGCAGTACAAGGCCTTTGGCCTGGGGTCATTCCGCGAGATCGAATCGACCAACAACGCGGTATTCGCCTACTTGCGGGAATATGGGCAGCAAACCATTTTGTGTGTGAACAACTTGTCCAAACGGCCACAGGCAGTGTCGTTAGACCTTTCGGAGTTCGTGCGGGTGGTTCCGCGGGAGCTCACCGGTGGCGCTGACTTCCCGAAAATCGACGATCGCGACTGGACAGTGACACTAGCTCCCCATGGGTTCTTCTGGTTCGATCTGACCCGGTAA